A window of Castanea sativa cultivar Marrone di Chiusa Pesio chromosome 1, ASM4071231v1 contains these coding sequences:
- the LOC142639645 gene encoding uncharacterized protein LOC142639645 isoform X2, with the protein MARGITRATTSTFLATSFLKITPPIWKNPSVSLSVPWTQFICKCSLAHHHHQHLIDMSKYKEAFSMQMAMAGLKPHHRIALGVSGGPDSIALCVLTAGWKTNGISAGESGDFVDGLLAIVVNHGLRSESKDEANIVCNRVSQMGIRCEVAHCDWPDGRPKQGHLQEAAREMRYQAFQKVCAQHQIGVLLIAHHADDQAELFILRLSRNSGVIGLAGMPFISQVFSTHTYSLGGVSNNHGLFLVRPLMNFSKEDMYKICLGGNQDWVEDPTNRSLLFARNRIRMSLRDVSSSIFKSELQAVILACRRTRSFINQVCCKLINQAMVVKDGYAIIDLEILSPSKVEDICLSKFLSLVLQFISQRYRPVRGSTSKLLLDYIRTFPCKNSLTAAGCYLCPAPGSKGTKTLVCCSVDCPLPSKMEPFHACTFGEQEHDIRSELEQIIADAKSYSDHLVLDESDVHFLNVTSELVLTEAKRLGILSESTYRSILLLQREETKRFKSKTETELSSDLESKHGFQSVNMLRSEPLQPGHACYFMSRFFITWKLNEEISSSAFSEEANCDLNLGLENWQCHCRSCVVGHDMVAEVRHMIESDWLYLAKFSKCLSNSGKFQQQRDLLDYRADQIPEKINRCLDYARLSAQSALLSLKSIPAAARGGIPVLVNHKGLLISIPSIGFKHCPCLVVSAEFKPRVPLGGGHSSFI; encoded by the exons ATGGCGCGAGGCATAACCAGAGCCACCACCTCCACCTTCTTAGCCACTTCGTTCCTCAAAATAACACCACCAATATGGAAAAACCCATCTGTGTCCCTCTCTGTTCCTTGGACTCAGTTTATCTGCAAGTGCTCTCTTGCCCACCACCATCACCAACACCTTATCGACATGTCAAAGTACAAGGAAGCTTTCTCAATGCAAATGGCCATGGCTGGCCTTAAACCCCACCATCGAATCG CTTTGGGAGTCTCTGGAGGTCCTGATAGTATAGCACTCTGCGTTTTAACTGCTGGTTGGAAAACGAATGGCATTAGTGCTGGAGAGAGTGGTGATTTCGTTGATGGGCTTTTGGCAATAGTTGTCAATCACGGGCTGCGTTCTGAAAGCAAAGATGAAGCAAACATTGTTTGTAATCGGGTTTCCCAAATGG GAATCAGATGTGAGGTTGCCCATTGTGATTGGCCAGATGGTAGGCCGAAACAAGGTCACTTGCAAGAAGCAGCTCGGGAAATGAG GTATCAGGCTTTTCAGAAAGTTTGTGCCCAACATCAGATTGGTGTTTTGCTCATTGCGCATCATGCCGATGACCAG GCTGAGTTATTCATTCTTAGACTATCTCGCAATAGTGGTGTGATTGGACTTGCTGGCATGCCTTTCATTTCTCAAGTTTTCTCTACACATACATATTCTTTGGGGGGAGTCTCAAATAATCATGGTCTATTTCTTGTGCGACCACTCATGAATTTTTCTAAAGAAGACATGTATAAG ATATGTCTTGGGGGTAATCAGGATTGGGTGGAAGACCCAACAAATAGAAGTCTTCTATTTGCCCGTAATAGGATTCGAATGTCATTAAGGGATGTCTCATCAA GTATCTTCAAGTCTGAGCTACAAGCAGTTATCTTGGCCTGTCGAAGAACACGCTCATTTATTAATCAAGTTTGTTGTAAATTGATAAACCAGGCAATGGTTGTTAAAGAT GGGTATGCTATTATTGATTTGGAGATTCTTAGTCCATCAAAAGTTGAGGACATATGCCTGTCAAAGTTTCTTTCCTTGGTTTTGCag TTCATCTCACAAAGGTATAGGCCAGTTAGAGGTAGTACTTCAAAATTGCTGTTGGACTATATTCGTACTTTTCCCTGCAAG AACTCCCTTACAGCAGCTGGTTGTTACCTTTGTCCAGCTCCGGGTTCTAAAGGCACCAAAACCTTGGTTTGCTGTTCCGTTGATTGTCCTCTGCCTTCAAAAATGGAACCATTCCATGCATGCACTTTTGGAGAACAGGAACACGATATTCGAAGTGAGTTAGAGCAAATTATAGCAGATGCAAAGTCATATTCAGATCACCTGGTTCTAGATGAATCAGATGTGCATTTTCTGAATGTTACATCAGAATTAGTTCTAACTGAAGCCAAAAGACTTGGTATACTCAGTGAGTCAACATATAGGAGTATTCTCTTATTGCAGAGGGAAGAAACCAAACGCTTTAAGTCTAAGACTGAGACAGAACTCTCATCTGATTTAGAGTCAAAGCATGGCTTTCAATCTGTCAATATGTTGCGGAGTGAACCACTTCAACCTGGGCATGCATGTTACTTCATGAGCAGATTCTTCATCACATGGAAATTGAATGAGGAAATTAGTAGCAGTGCATTTTCAGAGGAAGCCAATTGTGACTTGAATTTGGGACTGGAAAATTGGCAGTGTCATTGCAGATCTTGTGTTGTTGGTCATGACATGGTAGCTGAGGTTCGACACATGATTGAATCTGACTGGCTGTATCTTGCGAAGTTTTCAAAATGCCTGAGCAATTCAGGTAAATTTCAACAGCAAAGAGATCTCTTAGATTATAGAGCAGATCAAATACCAGAGAAGATAAATCGATGCTTAGATTATGCAAGGTTATCAGCACAAAGTGCTCTTCTGTCATTAAAATCTATCCCTGCTGCTGCAAGAGGAGGCATACCTGTCCTAGTCAATCATAAAGGACTATTAATAAGCATCCCA AGCATTGGTTTCAAGCATTGCCCTTGCTTGGTTGTATCTGCAGAATTCAAGCCAAGAGTACCACTTGGGGGAGGTCATAGTTCATTTATATAG
- the LOC142639645 gene encoding uncharacterized protein LOC142639645 isoform X1: MARGITRATTSTFLATSFLKITPPIWKNPSVSLSVPWTQFICKCSLAHHHHQHLIDMSKYKEAFSMQMAMAGLKPHHRIALGVSGGPDSIALCVLTAGWKTNGISAGESGDFVDGLLAIVVNHGLRSESKDEANIVCNRVSQMGIRCEVAHCDWPDGRPKQGHLQEAAREMRYQAFQKVCAQHQIGVLLIAHHADDQAELFILRLSRNSGVIGLAGMPFISQVFSTHTYSLGGVSNNHGLFLVRPLMNFSKEDMYKICLGGNQDWVEDPTNRSLLFARNRIRMSLRDVSSSIFKSELQAVILACRRTRSFINQVCCKLINQAMVVKDQGYAIIDLEILSPSKVEDICLSKFLSLVLQFISQRYRPVRGSTSKLLLDYIRTFPCKNSLTAAGCYLCPAPGSKGTKTLVCCSVDCPLPSKMEPFHACTFGEQEHDIRSELEQIIADAKSYSDHLVLDESDVHFLNVTSELVLTEAKRLGILSESTYRSILLLQREETKRFKSKTETELSSDLESKHGFQSVNMLRSEPLQPGHACYFMSRFFITWKLNEEISSSAFSEEANCDLNLGLENWQCHCRSCVVGHDMVAEVRHMIESDWLYLAKFSKCLSNSGKFQQQRDLLDYRADQIPEKINRCLDYARLSAQSALLSLKSIPAAARGGIPVLVNHKGLLISIPSIGFKHCPCLVVSAEFKPRVPLGGGHSSFI, encoded by the exons ATGGCGCGAGGCATAACCAGAGCCACCACCTCCACCTTCTTAGCCACTTCGTTCCTCAAAATAACACCACCAATATGGAAAAACCCATCTGTGTCCCTCTCTGTTCCTTGGACTCAGTTTATCTGCAAGTGCTCTCTTGCCCACCACCATCACCAACACCTTATCGACATGTCAAAGTACAAGGAAGCTTTCTCAATGCAAATGGCCATGGCTGGCCTTAAACCCCACCATCGAATCG CTTTGGGAGTCTCTGGAGGTCCTGATAGTATAGCACTCTGCGTTTTAACTGCTGGTTGGAAAACGAATGGCATTAGTGCTGGAGAGAGTGGTGATTTCGTTGATGGGCTTTTGGCAATAGTTGTCAATCACGGGCTGCGTTCTGAAAGCAAAGATGAAGCAAACATTGTTTGTAATCGGGTTTCCCAAATGG GAATCAGATGTGAGGTTGCCCATTGTGATTGGCCAGATGGTAGGCCGAAACAAGGTCACTTGCAAGAAGCAGCTCGGGAAATGAG GTATCAGGCTTTTCAGAAAGTTTGTGCCCAACATCAGATTGGTGTTTTGCTCATTGCGCATCATGCCGATGACCAG GCTGAGTTATTCATTCTTAGACTATCTCGCAATAGTGGTGTGATTGGACTTGCTGGCATGCCTTTCATTTCTCAAGTTTTCTCTACACATACATATTCTTTGGGGGGAGTCTCAAATAATCATGGTCTATTTCTTGTGCGACCACTCATGAATTTTTCTAAAGAAGACATGTATAAG ATATGTCTTGGGGGTAATCAGGATTGGGTGGAAGACCCAACAAATAGAAGTCTTCTATTTGCCCGTAATAGGATTCGAATGTCATTAAGGGATGTCTCATCAA GTATCTTCAAGTCTGAGCTACAAGCAGTTATCTTGGCCTGTCGAAGAACACGCTCATTTATTAATCAAGTTTGTTGTAAATTGATAAACCAGGCAATGGTTGTTAAAGAT CAGGGGTATGCTATTATTGATTTGGAGATTCTTAGTCCATCAAAAGTTGAGGACATATGCCTGTCAAAGTTTCTTTCCTTGGTTTTGCag TTCATCTCACAAAGGTATAGGCCAGTTAGAGGTAGTACTTCAAAATTGCTGTTGGACTATATTCGTACTTTTCCCTGCAAG AACTCCCTTACAGCAGCTGGTTGTTACCTTTGTCCAGCTCCGGGTTCTAAAGGCACCAAAACCTTGGTTTGCTGTTCCGTTGATTGTCCTCTGCCTTCAAAAATGGAACCATTCCATGCATGCACTTTTGGAGAACAGGAACACGATATTCGAAGTGAGTTAGAGCAAATTATAGCAGATGCAAAGTCATATTCAGATCACCTGGTTCTAGATGAATCAGATGTGCATTTTCTGAATGTTACATCAGAATTAGTTCTAACTGAAGCCAAAAGACTTGGTATACTCAGTGAGTCAACATATAGGAGTATTCTCTTATTGCAGAGGGAAGAAACCAAACGCTTTAAGTCTAAGACTGAGACAGAACTCTCATCTGATTTAGAGTCAAAGCATGGCTTTCAATCTGTCAATATGTTGCGGAGTGAACCACTTCAACCTGGGCATGCATGTTACTTCATGAGCAGATTCTTCATCACATGGAAATTGAATGAGGAAATTAGTAGCAGTGCATTTTCAGAGGAAGCCAATTGTGACTTGAATTTGGGACTGGAAAATTGGCAGTGTCATTGCAGATCTTGTGTTGTTGGTCATGACATGGTAGCTGAGGTTCGACACATGATTGAATCTGACTGGCTGTATCTTGCGAAGTTTTCAAAATGCCTGAGCAATTCAGGTAAATTTCAACAGCAAAGAGATCTCTTAGATTATAGAGCAGATCAAATACCAGAGAAGATAAATCGATGCTTAGATTATGCAAGGTTATCAGCACAAAGTGCTCTTCTGTCATTAAAATCTATCCCTGCTGCTGCAAGAGGAGGCATACCTGTCCTAGTCAATCATAAAGGACTATTAATAAGCATCCCA AGCATTGGTTTCAAGCATTGCCCTTGCTTGGTTGTATCTGCAGAATTCAAGCCAAGAGTACCACTTGGGGGAGGTCATAGTTCATTTATATAG